From Camelina sativa cultivar DH55 chromosome 5, Cs, whole genome shotgun sequence:
ATatcgaaaaaaataattaacgaCTGATAAAAGTAGCAAAAATAATTCTATAGCCTTATtaatccacaattttttttttggctggaCAAACTCATTCTAAATAGTATTACaagtatatgatatatttttatttttcttacaagatatatatctttaagatcatatatatagtttttgaaagtggaataatgaaatatattttaaagtggATTTAAGTCATTTGGGCTATTATTAGTTTTACATTTAGGTTTTGCAACCATGttgttttatttcattaaataaaacatactccctccgtttcaaaatataggatgttttgaagaagttttttgtttcacaatataggatgctttcaaatttcaatgcaacttttacattaatttagtattttatattatgcagtattgtttctgattggttgaacttgttaaaagtaaagacttcttaatctgcgtgctttacttaaaacatcctatattttgaaacggagggagtatttttttgatgaattaaaaataagatgTCAAAGATCACTGACTTTTGGAGAGTTTTGGTTAAACTATTTGACCAACTTTTATTATGAgaagaaataattaatttatttttcagaaaatgCTAGAAAATTCAGCCCAGGAAAGTGCAGCATTAGTACCAAGTATTTCACGGTAAACAAATGCAAATGCCTTTTCTGAAAAAAATGCAAGAGGTCTAGTGTTTAACATGTGGCATAAAATTGGAAACATTATATCAACCCCAGAtaaagcaaaaatatatataaccattaagcccctaacaaaactaataaaaagtGAGATGTGAATTCACTGAAAAATGAAATCACTCAAATTGAAACAGAAGAGAGGTTCATAGAGGTTCCTCCGCTAACCTTGGAAAAGAAGAATAGTATTTAGGACAATTTTagatctccaaatcttttttagatattatttgattttttactgattgattttttgttaaattgaaaatactaactaatatacatattatttaatatgatgcaaatattattctatattaatcttctcaatatatatatataatctgatatgtaatatgatgcaaatattattctatattaatcttctcaagatatatataatctgaTATGATGCACATATCTACCTAATTTGAGATGAATCATAGGAGGTGGAATCAAGTGTTGAGGCGCTTACTCACTCTCACAGCTACGAAACTATATTTAGgggtaaaattttatataccaTTTGAGATATTCCAGACTTAATTTCTTATCGTTATTCTATACAATTTTGATACCCAAGTTCATATATTTTGATGCAGCAGCAGAAAGGGATGCATGGGATGCAGGGGAAGGGGCGTTGGGGAAGGTTACTACTGTTGTTCAACTCACTGCTGCCTCCCTAGTTAAACCTCACATCTATTTAGATATAGACTTTTCCCGGATTTGTGGAATAGAACCCGAGTATATCACTCTTTTAGCCATCAATGGTCAAAGCTATAGAGTAAATTTGGTTGTAGATAAGTCGAGAGGGAGGTTATACGTATAGTAAATTTGATATGATGCACATATTCACCTAATTTGAGATGAATCACAAGAGGTGGAATCAAGTGTTGAGGCGCTTACTCACTCTCACACTCACAACTACGAAACTATATTTAGGGATAGAATTTTCAAAACGTTATGTAATCAAATCTGAGATATCTTCCTTTTAGATATGATTAATGGTAAAaagtataaaagaaaatataatatagtgaAAGAAATAATTAACAGCTgataaaaatagcaaaaacaaTTCTATAGCCtaatccacaatttttttttggctagaCAAACTCATTATAACTTTTAGatcatatagtttttgaaagtggaacaatgaaatatattttaaagtggATTTAAGTCATTTGGgtcattattattagttttacaTTTAGGTTTTGCAaccatgtttgtttattttgtatagGCTCTTGGTAGTTTGGGCTTGCAAAACTAAATTAACTTGTTGGCCGACatacatttgtttttattaaaacaaaaggtGAATGAATACACGTGAAGGAAATGAGGACGACCCTTTTAGTACtgaaaattgcaaaataaaaataaaaaaaatacaaatgctgctaacttgtaagttttttgTTGCCAAAAATGCAACNGCATGTAATGCAACCACAAATTCATGGCCGacctgcttttttttttttttttttttgctttttttggaAACCACAAATATGATTACACGTTGCCAAAAAAGAACGTACAGAAACTCATCTTATTATTCCATAGTTACTATAAAATATCTTACACTTACACGTAGTTTTGGAGTCTAATTGGTCTATCTATCTATAAAACGTTACTACTGGGAGATTAGATTCTTATCATCTCACTTTGTTCGATCCTCCTCTAAAAACTCATCCTTTCATATCTTTTAGCTCCCAAAGAGATCTCTCATGGCGATGTCTTTCTCAGGAGCTGTTCTCACTGGCATGGGTTCTTCTTTCCACAGTGGAGCCAAGCAAAGCGGCATTAGTTCTGTCGGAGTTAGCCAAAAGACTCAGTTCGTCGTCGTCGCTCAGCGCAAGAAGTCTTTGGTCTACGCCGCTAAAGGCGATGGCAACATCCTCGATGACCTCAACGAGGCCACGTACGTCCacattctttcttttaatttcttgcCTCTTAATTAAGGATTTTATTAGGCaacgtttatatatattattggaaATTTGATTGTTTTGAGCTAATTTTTATGATCTTTACCACTAACATTAGCCGTCCTATAGGTTTAGCTTTGCATATAGGCATATAGCCCTAAATTTATCGACGTTTCTGTTGACTGCTTTAGATATGTGTGTTTTataatacattttttgtttcatctttatTACAAATACAGAAAGAAAGCTTCAGATTTCGTGACTGACAAGACAAAGGAAGCGTTGGCAGATGGCGAGAAAGCAAAAGACTACGTTGTTGAGAAAACGAGTGAAAACACAGATACATTGACTAAAGAAGCTGAGAAAGCAGCGGCGTATGTggaggaaaaaggaaaagaaggagCAAACAAGGCGGCTGAGTTCGCTGAGGGTAAAGCAGGAGATGCTAAGGATGCCACAAAGTAGGGTCTTAATCAATTAATTCAGACACCTAAACTCGTAGAGATACATGGATccatcttttctttctctcttcatgtttaatattttacaataagATCAGTCTGTTgtaatttctattaatttcaCATCAACCCTTGAAATAAGACATGGCTCGCAGTTAAAAATTTGTCTTTCAACGAGCTAGTGCTAGGATAATAATATGGGAGCTTGACAGGCttctatgtcttttttttgACGAAAACAATGGTATGGCATTAGCCCATTCCAAGCAAAGATTTACAATCTGTGTAAGGAAAATGGCACCAACAAACTTACCACCACATCTCCCCGTCACACACATCATTAAGAAGTTTATCAATAATTAGATTGTCTCTGTCCGATACTATGACTCTCCAAAATGTGAAGGTTCTGTTAGTATTAATTAGTAAGTGGAAACTAGCTCAAAAGTGTCATGTGGCGTTTCCACAACACCACATTCTTCAATGTTAATATACCTAACCAATGTGGGACATATATAATAGGCTCCATAATTTGTTGCTGGTTTCAAGTAAGAGGAATCTTCAATTATACATATGCTCTCTGTCtcatatttctcaaaatttaactTTCCTTTCTAGCTTATTGTATATAacgtttttgttgttgagtAAGATATATGTTTTAGAGTAACATTGTTATTTATAAGTATAAAATAACCCGTAAGGCATAGAAGTATGggtttttagaaatatatatactattagcAGCTTAACTAACAGTTTGTACTGTAGGTTAGCTAAAAAAAGTTAGGAAGTTGTTTTAAGTCCATTGCTAAAAATGGCTAAATTGACACACATGCATATATTAATACACATTTTCAACTTAACGACTAATACATTTTTCCTTCATATATGTCGAGTCTACTTATTAATGAACCTTGCAATTtgcaaatcaaatacaaaagcTAGCTAACATTGGTAGCCAAAAATGCTAACATGTAAACTTTGGTAGCCAAAAATGCTAACATGTATATAACGGTTAACACCACAACTTGATGGCCGacctctttttgttgttgttggtagcCATAGAAATAAGAACACGTAGCTAAATACGAACGAACGAAAACTCTTTCTTATTCAAAAGCTAAAGATAATAGCAATGCGCAAAAATATCTAGCACTGACACGTGTAAATTTGGATTCTCATTGGTCGAGAGTTCTATAAATCGATACTATTGGAGGTTAGAGGTTTCTCATCTTACTTTCTCCATCTATAAACTCTTCCTTTTATTTGTTACCTTCTAGAAAAACATCTTTGAAAGAGATCTCTCATGGCGATGTCTTTCTCAGGAGCTGTTCTCACTGGCATGGGTTCTTCTTTCCACAGCGTAGGAACCAAGCAGAGCAGCGTTGGTGCCGTCGGATTTGGCCGAAAGAGTGAACTTGTCGTCGTTGCTCAGCGCAAGAAGTCGTTGGTATACGCCGTTAAAGGTGACGGCAACATCCTCGATGACATCAACGACGCGACGTGAGTCTATATTACATCTTTTAGTCTATCTAGATATTTACTCAAAAACTCTCATGAACATTACGTACTCCACatgaatatattatttgttttggttaattCCATCATATTAGTTTGATAAAGAATCACAGTAATTTTGTTGAGGATTGAGTTTTATCCACTGAGCCGGTTTTGATCTATGGCTtgcatttgaaatatatatatatatatatatatatatacgatctacttttataaaaatgaaCTTTACTTTAATAAGTATAGTATAtgataaaagtaaatatttatcTTCGAAAATATTGTTGTAATAGATATTTCTGAGTACTCTTTTTAAAACATACGACTCAAACTCATGAccaaatatatagtatatttttgatatatagtaTGTTTTAAGACCGTTGGTCACTAATGAATGTTAATTATGTGTAGAAAGAAAGCTTCAGATTTTATGACGGAAAAGACAAAGGAAGCTTTGGTGGATGGTGAGAAAGCAAAAGACTACGTTGTTGAGAAAACCATTGAAGCCAATGAGACGGCGACTGATGAAGCTAAGAAAGCTTTTGATTATGTGACTGAGAAAGGCAAAGAAGCCGGAAACAAGGCGGCTGAGTTCGTAGAGGGTAAAGCAGGAGAGGCTAAGGATGCATAAAGTAATTAGGCCCTGATTTAACCACTCTTAATTATGTTACAATAAGATCAGTTTGTAcgtgttaatttttgttttttcaccatttgaaaattgaaaatgaagaTCTGTTAGTTACTCCAAAATAGCTCATCAAATTCTTATCATATATGATTAAAAAGAAACTACGTATATATTGTATCATAGTATTTCAAGTATAATTAACCCTAGCTAATGCAGAATTAGATTAGAATATAACATTTTGTCGATTTTACTCTCTTAAGTCatagtaatatttaattaacaaattCATTGTTCTAAAAATTATACCATCACATCACATCACATAAGACCTTGATAATAATAAACCACTAATTATCTAATAATAGTTCTTACAAATTATCACTTATTTtagttcttgaaatttacaTCATAAAGCTCCTTGCCTTGAAATCAATTAGCCTAAATAGAGATTTATCTTTGGAATGCTACATAACTAACTTAACGGAAGAAACTCTTCTACAAACCCATATGATAATAAGAAACCAAGAACATGATACAAATTTGGAAACACTATAACTGTGAAACTGATGACTGTTCTTTTTACGACAACCCCTAATAATAGCCTGTAAAATATCCAAACACCTAAAACAGCAACAAATTGTTATATATCCATCTCTTGAGTAAATATCTCATAGGTGTAAGGGGCAATAcatactctctctctttgtgaatgtagaagaaaaacaaaatagtcaaAAGTTATgaccagaacaaaaaaaaaaacattggcaGCTTAGTCCCAAGCACTTGGAGTTTCTCCGCCATATCCACCACTTGGAGCACCGCCATATCCCCCACCGTagcctcctcctccgccgtagcctcctccaccaccatagtAATCATTACCACCGCCTCCTCTACTGTAAGACCCTTCCCTTCTAAAGTCACGACCACCAAACCGACCACCAGACCGCCGATTCTTGCCACCACCAAAAGAGGAGCGTGATGCATACCGAGTGAGCCACGCAGGGACTTCCTGGTTAGCTTCTTGCATCAGCTCAGAAAGCGGTCTGGCCAGTGAGGTGTTGCCATCGTTGAAGAAGGCAGTTGCCAATCCTGATTTGCCAGCACGTCCTGTTCGTCCAATGCGGTGGACATAGTCATCAATGTCATTTGGTAGATCAAAGTTGACCACATGAGCCACGTGAGGAATGTCAAGCCCACGTGCTGCTACATCTGTTGCAACCAAAATTGGTGTTCTCCCACTCTTGAAGGCCTTCAGTGCCACTTCTCTTTCCTTCAATGCATACATAGCAACACAATAACTTAGTCAGATACACTAGTTCCTAATTGATAATGATGACCAAAAAGTTAATTTCAACAGATTCCTTCAGATTTTGACTTTTGTTATAGGTTTAGTTGCAATGAACTATATTCCTACACGAGATCTTCTTTTTGGTCTCAATACTGAATTGGTACGACTGGATTATGATGTCCACATTAAAACACAAGATTTTCAGctttaaattgaaaaacaaacctGCTGTGTTCGGTCCCCGTGAATGGAGGTTGCTGGAAACCCGTTGATGCAAAGCCAATTTTCCAAAGAGTCAGCTCCCCTCTTCGTCTCCACAAAAACTAAGGTCAGAGCTTGCTGTAATTATGGAAAGAACACAATCATCAAGAACTAGAAGTATGACAGAGCTTGttgaaatatgtaaaatatcatGAATTAAACAAAAGACGATTCCTTTCCAAAGGAAAGAGGAGTATCAGTTTTACCTTGCCTTGGATGCCATTCTCTCTCTGAGCATGAAGCAGGTCCATGAGATGACTTCTCTTGTCAGAGTCAAGGACAAACTCAACCCTTTGGACAATTAAATCAGTACTTGAACCCACTCTACCCAcagccaaaaaaatataatttgctAAGAAATCAGCTGCAAGTCTCTGCACAAGAAACAAATATGCTAATCTATTAAAACTTGATATGATTAAGCAAACGTAGCAACATTCTTGTAACAAATATTATGCAGCTTTAATCACACAGGAAACAGAAGCATGAAACTTGATCAATCTAAAGCTTGCCATCAAAGTTTCACCATCATCCATTAATGCAAGTGGTATTGTAATTCTCTGATATATAGAACTATCAGC
This genomic window contains:
- the LOC104785113 gene encoding protein COLD-REGULATED 15A, chloroplastic; its protein translation is MAMSFSGAVLTGMGSSFHSGAKQSGISSVGVSQKTQFVVVAQRKKSLVYAAKGDGNILDDLNEATKKASDFVTDKTKEALADGEKAKDYVVEKTSENTDTLTKEAEKAAAYVEEKGKEGANKAAEFAEGKAGDAKDATK
- the LOC104785114 gene encoding protein COLD-REGULATED 15B, chloroplastic-like; this translates as MAMSFSGAVLTGMGSSFHSVGTKQSSVGAVGFGRKSELVVVAQRKKSLVYAVKGDGNILDDINDATKKASDFMTEKTKEALVDGEKAKDYVVEKTIEANETATDEAKKAFDYVTEKGKEAGNKAAEFVEGKAGEAKDA